In Drosophila nasuta strain 15112-1781.00 chromosome 2R, ASM2355853v1, whole genome shotgun sequence, a single genomic region encodes these proteins:
- the LOC132785420 gene encoding probable cytochrome P450 313a4: protein MLPWITLLVGLWIYVIWSRRRLYQLMLRTPGPKGYPIIGNLHQFWIEKGFLRVLAVKIQEYGTAFLGWFGPFPVYFVTEPSLVQDLLTAPHALSKGRIAYHTLEELLGSGVLVLDDPKWSKHRKVLNPAFGPKVLLSFIPIFNNEGGSLIQELDNLVGKGENEMLSYMKNFTLRIATQTTLGSDVKEEEIYKNETLMEKYQICTEAGIEMILKPWLGIQLFRCWTNFGKLVKDSNSNIRNFINKMIDNKLEDASRNNQPEVKTNSFVNLAIDQFKNQVFNYQNVADEANTIVFAAFETTALTITYTLMHLAMFPEYQERVFEEIKSVFPNTGDFEVAYEDLQNLEYLGMVINESLRLMPALPLSLRKVTEDVKLSNGVVLPKGLQFCIGIFHMHRNKDIWGPEADMFNPDNCLPRSLQDKHPYAFIPFLKGKRNCIGWRYALISMKITLIKILRNYKLTTKFRFEDLEFVDSITLKLKKLPGLQLDRRN from the exons ATGTTGCCGTGGATTACTTTACTAGTGGGGTTATGGATATATGTGATATGGAGTCGTCGAAGACTGTATCAATTAATGCTCAGGACGCCTGGTCCAAAAGGATATCCCATAATTGGAAACCTGCACCAATTTTGGATAGAAAAGg GTTTCTTACGGGTCTTAGCAGTTAAAATTCAAGAATATGGAACAGCATTTTTGGGATGGTTTGGTCCATTtccagtatattttgttactGAGCCCAGTCTGGTTCAAGACCTATTAACGGCGCCCCATGCCTTGAGTAAGGGGAGAATTGCTTACCATACTTTGGAAGAACTTCTTGGTAGTGGTGTTCTTGTGCTTGATG ACCCAAAGTGGAGTAAACATCGCAAGGTTTTGAATCCTGCATTTGGGCCCAAGGTGTTACTCAGCTTtatacccattttcaataatgaGGGAGGTAGCTTGATTCAGGAACTGGATAATCTAGTTGGTAAAGGggaaaatgaaatgctttcatatatgaaaaattttaCCTTAAGAATTGCGACAC AAACTACCTTGGGATCTGATgtcaaagaagaagaaatatataaaaatgaaacattAATGGAGAAGTatcaaat CTGTACGGAGGCTGGAATAGAAATGATCCTAAAACCATGGCTTGGAATTCAATTATTTCGCTGCTGGACCAACTTTGGGAAGCTTGTCAAAGACTCTAATTCGAATATTAGAAACTTTATTAATAAG ATGATCGACAACAAACTAGAGGATGCTTCTAGAAATAATCAACCAGAGGTCAAGACAAATTCATTTGTGAATCTTGCCATTGATCAATTTAAGAACCAAGTTTTCAATTATCAAAATGTAGCGGATGAAGCAAACACAATCGTCTTTGCAGCATTTGAGACAACCGCTCTTACAATAACCTACACTTTGATGCACTTGGCAATGTTTCCCGAATATCAGGAGAGAGTTTTTGAGGAAATTAAATCTGTATTTCCCAATACTGGAGACTTTGAGGTCGCATATGAGGATCTACAAAATCTAGAGTACTTAGGCATGGTCATCAATGAAAGCCTGAGGCTGATGCCAGCACTTCCATTGTCCCTACGAAAAGTTACTGAAGATGTAAAGCTATCGAATGGAGTTGTGTTGCCAAAGGGACTTCAATTTTGCATTGGTATTTTCCACATGCATCGCAACAAAGACATTTGGGGTCCAGAGGCAGATATGTTTAATCCAGATAATTGTCTGCCCAGAAGTCTACAAGATAAACATCCATATGCGTTTATTCCCTTTCTGAAGGGCAAGCGAAACTGCATAG gCTGGAGATATGCATTAATTTCGATGAAAATTACattgataaaaatattaagaaattataaattaaccACAAAATTTCGCTTTGAAGATCTAGAATTTGTCGACAGTATTACactgaaattaaagaaattaccTGGATTGCAACTAGATCGACGAAATTGA